The Loxodonta africana isolate mLoxAfr1 chromosome 18, mLoxAfr1.hap2, whole genome shotgun sequence genome includes the window agggtttccaaattaggaTCAGCAAAGGTAAAAGCATAGAGCAGAGCCAAGAGAGACCAGGTACCAGCCTCCAGTGGGATTGTATGAACGGTGCTTGATTCTCCCAGTAATGGTATGTGACAACATGTATGGAGTATTGTCAACCAGAGAAGCTCACCTAAGCCTTGGTATCTAGGATTTTTGCTGAGGGTTGGTCATGTATGTGTGGAGCACCTGCATGGCTGACCTTAGTTACTCTGTCGCCAGCCCCTCCAGATGTCAAACTGATAGTGTGACCCAGAACACCTACATTGTTAGCATAAACCATCTGGTGTGGCCTATGGTCCCGAGTAAACAAAGACGCTCTAATCAGGCAGGGTATTCCAAGGGCTTAAATGTTATCTCCCAGGAGCCAGTCAAAGACCAGACCTCTCTTTGGAATGTTCAGGGTTTGAATGCCCCACACCTGTTGGTCAACCTTTTACTGCACAGACTGTTAagcagcaaccaatgtcactttTGTTTCTTTCACAAGGCTGAAATCTGCATCCCTCTAGCATCCATCCTTTGCCACTGGTACTACGCTATAGAGTCATATAGCATCAGTCTAGCCCTTATTGTTAGGGGGAACCTTTATCTCCCGTTCTTCTTGTTTCATTATGGAGGAATCTCCACTCAAGTAGCATTCCTGGGCTCTCTTTTCTCTCACTTAGTTCTCCTTAAGAAAGGCGAATGATTTCTGATTGGTGGATTTGGGAGAAAGATTGGTCCTTGCTCACCCTGTCCTCTGTCCCAGGCTGCCCATCTACAGACAGAAGCCTTCTGTTCTGGCCCTTCACTCCACAGGTTTTACAGCAGCAGCCCCTCTAGAGGCCTGCAGTTGTCACCACTGCTGACACCTGTGCCTGGggactgagtcagaatcagggaTGAGGTCTTAGCAAAACTAAGGGGACAGCAGATCCTAAACCATCGTCTCAGGCAGATTTATCAGCAATAAAGATGATATTTTGTCTTGGTCTGCCTGGATCCTGCGTCTATCACTCAACTGGTTCCTAATGCAGACAAGGAAAAGAGGGGTGATTTTATTAGCCCCCTTCTAAAATGGAATCAGCCTTTCCAATGTTTGGAAGACCATAATCAGGTCTCCCCTCAAAATGTCTCCTGCCAATATTCCCAGGTCCTTCAATCATGCTTCACTCTTTGGGGTTCCCTGGCTTGTCTCCATCCTCTGAACACACTCTGGGTTGTCTAAAATGTTGGGCCAGGccctcggacacccttttagctcagtaatgaagtcactcctgagatccACCCTCcagtgaaagattagacaggcccataaaacaaaacaagactaaaggggcacaacagcccaggggcaaggacgagaaggcaggaggggacaggaaagctggtaatggtggccccaaggtcgagaagggagagtgttgacatgtcatggggatgttaaccaatgtcataaaacaatatgtgtactgtttaatgagaagctagtttgttctataaaccttcatctaaagtacaataaaaaagaaagaaaaaaaaaagtaaaagatctactaaaaaaaaaaaaaaagttgggccAGAACTAAACACAGACGTCTCCAGATGTGGTCTGATGGGCACCAACCACAAACATCATCTCTCAATCTGGCCTCGGAATTCCCACGAACACTGTCACTCTTGGGCAGCTGCATTACATGCTGAACTTGCAGTTGACTCCAATCCTTTCCATATGAATTAGTGTTAGATCCGGTTTCCCCTACGTAAGGCAGTTgatttttttaacctcttcttaTAGTTGGCCAATCAAGTTTGCCCTCTTTGATACATTTGCTAACACACATACAGCCATCCCCTACAAAGTTTAGGGGTATAGGAATCTCCCCTATAAAACAATCTTTTCTCCCAGTGCTCACCTCACCTATTTCAGTACTCTCATATTTTATCTACATGAGAAGTATTTATCTGATATTTATAAGGCTTCCAAAAAtattacacagtggttaagaacacagactctggagtcagacattTCTCAGTTCAAATCTTAGCTCTATCATTTatcagctgtgtaaccttgggcaagttacttagcctctctgagctttGGTTTCCATAAATTCTTAAAGGGAATATTATAATTATACCTACTTTCAAagtattgttgtgaggattaagtgcaTCTAAAAGGCCAACCATGGTCCCTGGAATATATTATgttctcagtaaatattagctacAATAATTAGtagtttttttaatattaatattattacCACTTCAGCTAAACCCTTTAAAGTATAAACTGCCTAAAGTTAGAGTAGAGATGTAGCCCTTCAGGGTAACAGTTGGTGAATGGATACTGCAAATAAAGATGAGTCAAAGGAAAGTTCAGCTTAGGGTTCCAGATGTTCAAATCTTGTTTGGGGAGATTCTCTGAAAGAGGAGGGAAGAGAATGAGGCTGAAATAGCAGATCAGAAGGTATGGAGTAGGTTGTGAGAATCGAACTGGGAAAACAGAGACCTGACTCTGCTCAGATGCtgactctgccttccaggcccctCACTGCTCTGCTTAGGGGAGATTCCTGCTGCATGGCAGAATTTGGGGGGACCGGAGAGAGGACAGACGAGTCTATGAAACAGACAGGCTCATTGTAGATAAAGATGCCATGACAGCTGAGGAACCCCCAAAGTTACCTATGAGATGACCTCAACCCTCCTGAAGGACGGGCCCATCAGCCTGGCCCAGGCTCAtgtctggctccaaaatcaggAGGGGCAGCAGCATGGAGGGGTGAGCGAGCCCAGGTCAGGAGCCAGTGACGGACTTGAGCTGTGGGCCTGCCACTTCATAGTATGGAGGCCCTGGGTAAAGGACTTACCCTTCCTGAAGTCCTTTTCCCCGTGTACAATGGGGAGACAACACTTACCTGTGAAGGTGCCTGTGACAGTAGATGAGGTGATGTTGGTAAATCATCTAATCAGAGGCCACCGTTCATGGGTCAAACAGGAAAATCTGTTTCACTACTTTATAGTCCCACCATATGGGTGTCACATCATCAGTGCCCTAAAGCTCAGCTAACTCCACTCATCAGAGTCTTAATGAGCTCCATCAATCTGGTTTTCCTGTCTACAGACAAAGTGGAGAAGAAGTGGAGGTGGGGGAAGGCAGCAAAGAAGAGCGAGATACAACAACTAGCAGCACACAGAAAAGCCAAATAAAGCAAGAATAAGAACTACGAGAGTACAGCAACCTGGGACCATCCAGTGCCTGGACAAACCACTTAACCCACCTCAGTAGCTCATGCTTAAGTGACGTCCTGAGAGCCCGAGTCATTAAAAGGTCAATTCTGTTCAATACGATGggtttaaaaacattaaaacaaaaacaaaacatgtcATACATTTGAGCAACATTGTCAttacacaaaaaaccaaaaaaaaaaaaaaaggggacaaGTTTCAGGTGTCAGGAAGTCTTGGTATTAGGATGCCTCCTGCCTTGAGGACTCCGGATAAAAGAACATACTGGGTCTTTTGGTCTCTCAACCAGGTGTTATTTATGTAGAAGCAGGGcaatggaaatggggaaagggGAGCACTCAAGTGGGGGGCTTGGGCTTGTCTTTCCGTTTAAAAATATCTGGCCCTGAGCACTCGGCTGGTGCAGCCCAAGAGCTTCAGCTGGCCTGGGCCTTCTTGGGGGCCCCTAGCGCCTCACGGCTCTGGCGCAGAAGCAGGTACTCCAGCCGCTGGCAGTGCTGGCGGAGCTGCTTCTCGCGCGGCAGCAGGAAGGTGAGAACTTTGTTGCGCACGATGCCCCGGTCCTCCTCCTCACGCAGCCGCTGCTTCACGCGGGCCGCCTGCTCCTCCTGCTGCGCCAGGACCCCGTTCATCTCGCAGAAGACATCTTCCAAGTAATGAATGGCCTGCAGCGCCTCCTTCTTAAAGTCCTCCAGCTCCCGTTGCACTCCAGCCACCTTCTGCTGCAGGATCTCCAAGTCAGGTGATGGTGGGATGCAGGAAGGCCATGACTGGGGCAGAGAAAAATCTCCAGACTGGAGGCCACTCTCCACCATTTTCTTTCCTTGTAAGGTATTCACCTTCATGAGAATGGACCCTGCCTGGTAGAGTGTCTCCATGGTCTCTTCCCAGTTGGACAAAGAGCAGGGAGCCAAGAGACCCAGCAGGTCAGTGAATTGTTTTGGCTGGAGACACCGTGATATGCAGTGGAGGGAACCTATGCATTGTGACAACAGGGCCCCTTTAGCCAACCGGGAGGAAGGCCACAATCCATTCATTTGCATATTCCAGCTTTCTTGGCTGGTTCCCTAGGCTTGTGTCCCTTCTGAGCTGTGGATTCTCATCTTATCACCCTTCTAGAGCTAGAAACTCAATCGCTCCTTTAGCCTGAGGGAAAAACCCAGGCCCAGAGCAGGGAAGTAAACTGGCCAGAGCAAGGCAGGCCAGGCCAGGCTCACTGGCTACCAAGACTGGGTGGTCTCCCACAGCACCA containing:
- the CCDC182 gene encoding coiled-coil domain-containing protein 182; translated protein: METLYQAGSILMKVNTLQGKKMVESGLQSGDFSLPQSWPSCIPPSPDLEILQQKVAGVQRELEDFKKEALQAIHYLEDVFCEMNGVLAQQEEQAARVKQRLREEEDRGIVRNKVLTFLLPREKQLRQHCQRLEYLLLRQSREALGAPKKAQAS